Part of the Vigna angularis cultivar LongXiaoDou No.4 chromosome 1, ASM1680809v1, whole genome shotgun sequence genome, ACAGCTTGAATGATCTTTCCCTTTCTAGAATTGGATGCGAATCTAAATAGCACAAAAAGAGGTCCCAATTGGATAAATTCAACTTTTCTTCCAACGCAGCAGATGCCTCAAAGATAGATAAGGCAGAAACTTCACCATTAGCATCACAAACTTAAATAATAagtacttaaaagaaaaaatagatttttaccATGAttggaaaattaattaattaacaaattcCATGCACAGAACATATATATACTATTCTTAATTCCAGAAACAGGAGTCGTACGTATATATGCAATcgtgaaaaaacaaaacacgaAAACTGTAGATTATGTCCCAAGAATCAAAAAACTGTGTGCATATGAAACATAGAAATAGAATTGTGAAAGAAGTGATATAAgcataattttcttttgaaggCATGCCAAGGACTCGTCCTTGTTTTTCCGTATGCATGCATGGATAGAGAGATTCGTCTGTAGTAAAAGGAAGAGTTGGATCAATCACTTTCAACAAATGATCAAAGAAAATTTCGAAACCGACCCAAATATCTGATCGATGATTCTCCACTTTTTCTCCATTGTCACCCTATCTTTTTCTTTGCTTAGCGATGCCAATCCACCACACCACCACCTAAAAGCCTTCAAACCACTATATAAGAATGCCACATTTGGCTCAATCTCACATCAAAAACCTCATCAATACCACATCCTTTGCTTTCTTTTCCCTTCAGATTTCAACCCATTTGGCATTGTCTTGTAATGGATAGGGTGAACAAGATGGTTTCAGAAAGACCAGTGGTTATCTTCAGCAAGAGCTCTTGCTGCATGAGCCACACCATCAAGACCCTCTTCTGTGACTTTGGAGTGAATCCATTGGTTCATGAGCTTGATGAGATACCAAGAGGCAGAGACATTGAGCAAGCTCTTTCAAGGCTAGGTTGCAGTCCCTCTCTGCCTGCTGTGTTCATTGGTGGTGAGCTTGTTGGTGGAGCCAATGAAGTCATGAGTCTTCACCTTGATCGCTCCTTGATTCCAATGCTCAAAAAAGCAGGAGCTCTTTGGGTTTGATCAACGATATTATGCATTTGATCTTCACCCTACTCATCACTCATCATCATGCACACTCTAATAAACATCTTTTCGctattatatataactatatatatgtaTCTAATCATGCCATTACATAGGTAGGGGCAGGATATATATGTAATCAACAAGCTATATATCCATGCATGCATCTGCTATTATTAATTAGTATAGAGTTATCGCACCAGCTATGTAATAATAAGGCTAACTTAACTCATGCAGCTCTGGTTTAGCCTTTTTTTGATGGCTTAGATGTAATCTTAtctttttgatatatatttatatatatttatatatattgttctTATAAATTACATGGAGTTGTGGACTATAACATATATATCAGTCTAACCTGAGAAAGATAATTAATTGCTCTTAGAATGTATTTTGAACCCTTTAAGGTAGCTATTTTTTCAGTGTTGAAGAAGGAAATATGACAGTATTTGTTTAAAGAACAATAATTGCATAAAAGATTAAACGAGAACAGAATCTTATACCAGTAAAAGGTGGAGTATTTATGACGTGTGATTCGGCTACAAGCTGCGTCTTCTTCCAGCACTTAATTACTTGAAAGAGTACGTGATGTTGAAGTTATTATTAAAAGatgaaataactttttatagATACTTTTACCCATTGTTTTCTAAATTCTAAAGTTTGAAAAACTATAAACTTTCTATTGCTGCAAACAACTCGAAATTATTTATGCTTTGAAGTAACTTTGGAAGTGTAGCAATAAGTGATTAtcttaacaataattttaaatttatttttgtgtgtttaagCTATCGTGTAAAGTCTTTTAAATACATAGGGATGCAATGCAAAATATTGAGCTTTGGGTATTACTTCTTAATACATTATATGGTTTGGAGCATCccaaatgttttaattaaaattttttgctgataaaaaaaatcttaacaacaaaatattctgatattttaattgttttcttcaaattcattatatttttaaacttcagTTCCTTTTTCTATCTTAGTCTCTTTGATTCTCAGCTAGTAATTCAATTTGAAATTGTAGTGTTGTAGTTTCTCCCATAATTAACAACTTACTCTTGCTGAATattgaaaacaaacaaaattgcATTGCTTAAAGTAatgtatatatacaaatataattgaaattgtACACAAATATaatctacaaatatttttatccaAAAGAACTATTCCCGTTGAAAATGGAAGAGGGTTGTTGACATTTGGGAGTAACcacaaacaaattattttgatatgtaTAGCCAAATTATAATTAGAGACATTAattattagaaaagaaaaaccatatGAAACAAAATTTGCAATGTGATGGGTTTTCTAGAAGGAATTAGCTGACAAGACACAACAACGAAGTCAAACTCAtcaaaaaaagtatatattatttttaatttaaaacataaaattaatgaatttataagTTTTCTCTCATActcaattttctcatttttatttaatataaaatttaacttcatttaaatttctaatatgataaaaaaaatagattttttaaaggaaaatatgtaaacaaatgatattttgttatttaatataagatttagattcacttaaatttttaatataatgaaaaaaaattaagaaaatatttaaataattggtAATTagtgaaataagaaaaataaaactggAGAGTAGATATGATATTTTGGAAACTAAAAGAGTGAGTTCCAGTTTTTATAATGATGGAtatggaaaaggaaaaacaagagAGAAGACAATGGAtgtggaagaaagaaaaaaaaatgtgtagaAATTATTTGAAAGTTAGCATGTAATAGCATTATCCTAGCTAAAAAGAGACACAGCATGCAtatgcacaaattataatacaaGTAAATTTGACCTCTCCCTTTTGCTAACATCATCAAATAGTTAGATCTTGAACAATGAGACAAAAACACAAAAGTGGAGCATAATTATATAtgatgatgtttttttttctgagtaGGAGAAAAGTTAGCATGGCCTCATGGAGAATAATGCAGTTTGAGAGAGGACATGATGGAGACTGTTGGAGCACCTGCAACACTGTCTGTTTCCTCCATTTGTGTTCAGAAAAATAACATGAAAGAAATTGTAATACCCTGGTGAACATCAAGTATACAGGAAAAGGATAGAGATGTTATTAACTAGGTCATGTGGGTGATACTTTtagttatgttattttatttacaaaactagaattaaacatgtatttatTTACGGGTTAATGTTGGTTTGTGTGTTTATTAGAAGAGAATTACGTAtcgagaaaaaataataaatatttttaaatttataattaaagtttgaatagaattaattttaaaaataatttatagatttaaaaagttaatatgcttataaaaatataaatagtagactttgtaaaaatataaaggataaaatatatgtaaaaatgGAATATACTTTCTAAAATTAGAAAAGATACGCAGAAATATCTATAGTTGactagttaaaaatataaaatataaattagtgtaTGAATAGACTGATGTAATGTGATCTGTTAGAGTTGTCTAATTAATGTAttaacaaactcattcaatataTCTTGTTAGACTCATCTAATCACCATCTAATATGTGTATGAACAGACTTTGTCTAATATTGTTAGACTAGTGTAATAATTAGTGTGTGGACAAACTCGTCTAATGTGTGTTACAAGATGAAGTAAATGAACATACTTTTCTAATATGTTTATTAATAGACTCGTCTAATTTATGTGTTGAAAGACTTGTCTAATGTAGATTGCTAgagtaatttaataaatatatgaatgactcgtctaatgtatattgttaaacTGATTTAATCAATACATCGACAATCTCCTCTAATGTTTTTTGCTTTGCTTATCTAATCAATATATTCTTAAACTTGTCTACTTTTTGTTATACTCGTCTAATCAACGTATAAAATGActtgtctaatattttttattatacttatCGAATTATTGTATAGATAATCTCATGTACTTTTTTTTGCTATATTCTTTTAATCAGTGTATGGAAAGACTCGTTTAATGTATATTATTAGGCTCGTGTAATCTACATCAATAAATTCACCTAATATATATTGTCAGACTTGTTTAATCAATATACAAACATGCTcatataatgtttatttttaattagtgaGTAACCAaacttgtctaatgtgtattaataaacACGTCTAATTTGTGTATAGACaaacttgtctaatgtataCTACTAGATTTGTCTAATAAGTGTATAAACATATACCGGTCTAGTGTTTGTTCctgaaattgtttatttaatatattaacacAATCGTCCAATCAATGTATTTATAGACTCATTTAATTGTGTTAAGACTTGTTTAAGCAGTGAATGGACAAACACATTTAATGCGCATTAATAAAGTCCTGTTGCATATTGAGAAACAAACTTGTACAATGTATATTGTGTAACTCTGTGAATAGATTCATCTAATGTATTATTAAACTTGTCTAAATAATGCATTgacaaaatcatttaatattttttgtatactAGTCTAATCAATGTATGGAATATCTCTTATAATATTTTCTGTTATACTCATATAATTAATGTATGGTTATActcatttattatatatttttagacttGTCTAATGATTTTTGTTATACTTGTCTCATTATAAAtgtatctttttattaaataatattaatttaatttttatttaataaaaatatgaagaatatttaataataaaaatatttaatataataatgataaatttaatttttttagtttttattttatagatggAAGTATtacataacaattttttatatgacaATGTAAAActttgtattattaataaacatatattattttttaaataatattattttaagacttagaactaaaatatatatttttaaatttaattttaatatatgacaaagtaattaaaaatcataaacggatagaattaaaaattaaaaactaatatgaaaaaagaattaatactGTAAATATAACTTAATCATTAATAACGTGTTAAAAGATCAACTGATTAAAAATTAGGAGAggataaaattaagaatgaaagaaatagcatagaaaaaaattaatattttaaatataagctATTCTTTAATAATAAGTAATACATTAGATAAAAGcttttaattatgattaaaatgtatataaaattaaaaattaaaaaaaagtaattatttatttattttaaaaattaactaatttttaaaataatttttaggaaTGGCTGTCATgatttaaattgattaagaaaaaaaatcatatggAAGATCATTTTTTATATGGCAATACAAacaatttgaattatattattttaaaaaataaaaataaaatatatttttctaaattttattttattaaatgaccaACCAAGTAAATAGaaatcatgaaaataaaaatgaaaaaaaaatgtagaaaataattaatactgtAATActatttcttaatattttaaaaatattaagaaatagTATAGAACAAAtggttaatatatttaaaatattaattcatttgttttatatttaaaataacaaaataaagatGATTGATTGCTTTTAAACTTGATGtgtcaattaaaagtaaatttaatacTAGCACATTAATTTGAGCTTGGTCTCGTTTGTGAGTAATTAACATCAATCAACCCATTGATCATTAAACTTGGTCTTCATGCATCAAAGGTTAATTGggtttttgatatattttgttaatgttGTAATTTGGATAAAGAGGTATGTTGTGTGATCCTTAAGATTTTCTGATCACGTGAAAAGTCTTACGAGGGTGAGGGTAAGGGTATAAGTGGTCCACATTAGATTAGCTTGGTCTAAtttaaaatggtaaaatatatttgattttaaaagataatatttttaaaattagaagaaaaataaaaaagtagtgGTAGGGTAGGACTTTCCAACCAAAATCCTTGTTATACGGAACCCAAACAATGACTTGACACTGACATCCACGCTGCTAACGTGCGCATCCTCTCTGTCTCTTCCCTCTGCATTatgtctctttctctctcattgCACCTCTTTCTTCACCCTCATGCAATTAATTTCATATCTAGGAATCATTGTGCAGCAAATCTTTGGCCACCATTACTTTCTTTATTTCACAGACAGTAATTTCAAAACTACTACTATTAATGTATTCTATTGAACTTCACCCAAGGAATTATTTACCTCAAATATAGAtagaattattaaattaaaatattatatttacatacACGATGCTTCTTGATATAACAATGGCAAAAAAACAGCACTTGTATGGTGTGATTCACTGGTTCGAATATATATACACATGAAATTTTAAAGTGGAATGAGCTACTTCGAACATTCACATCACTGGACATGAAACGGTTTCCTGGGTGTAGTAGATGCTCGGTTTTCCATTGTTTGCAATCTCTGTTTGAGATGAAAAACTTCATACTGTACAACACGGAACAAAGATAAACATTGTAGCAACACGAACCAGATACAGATGAATGGAAACATTAATTGGGACAAAAAAAGGCCTTATCTTAAACTAATCGATCCAAAGATGTACCTGTAGTTGAAATGCCCTTGCTCTTTCTCCTGCAATGACTCCTCTTGTAGAATGCAGCTCCTACAGCAAATTTTAATTGgtctataataataataataataataataataataataataataaacatatatgCAGAAGCTCCAATCAAATGTGTCATGTATGTACTACCTTCTGAGTATCATCTAATACAGCCTTAAGGAAGGCCACATCATGCTCAAGCCGTACATTGTCAGAATGCACAATGTTTGATAGGTTGTTGGCCTCTTCCTGGGCCAACTCTAGACTGGCCAGCTTCTCTCTCATCAATTCCATCTCTTTCTGTGCATCTGCCAATTTCCTCTCCATTTCCTGCTTACTTTTAAGAACAGACGTCAAGCTTTTCTCTGCAGCTTCTTTGCTTGCTAGGGAAGCTGCAAGTTGTCCTTCCAGAATTCCATTTTTTCTTATCAGGGAAGCCACTTTACTTTCATAGTAATGATAGACATTTGAAGTAGACATTGATGCTGATTTATTGTTTTCAGAAAATGACAAATTATCACTATCTGGCGGCATGTCATTTTCAAATACTAGGTTTTGTTGGTTTGAAATCCCGGATAACATGGCCTGTTCCTCTATAATGGTCTTGGTTCCACCAGTGTTCATCTGTTTGCCATGGTCATTTTCGTTTGTTCTGTGATCACCAGCCTGAAATGTGTCAAATAAAAACACCGTGTTCGATTTTTGTTTGTCAGAGATATTAGCACCAGGATAGGAATAGGAATTATTGCTAAAATTAGCATGAGTTTAGATGTTTTAACACTAGAATATCTGATTTTGACAATGGActctcaaataaataacatttgatCTACATGCAGTGAAGGGTGAGGAGGgttaaagatgaaaaaattgGGCAAAATACCAGTAGAGATATGGCCTTAGAGGAAACCTTACACCATAAACAGACCACTACCGACGTTCTGTGCAAttcatgaaaatataaaatggaactgcaatgataaaatgtttattaCAATTTGCACATCACAAAGACAGTTCTGACATCTGAACGCTTAAATTACGATTTAACATCTGAGAGCATAGTTCATATGTTATGGCCAAAACCAAATTTCATGACATAATCCGAAAAGAACCCTATTACATAAATGTGTTTGGGTGTTACATACATTTTGACAATGGAGGGTTAACAAAATCATATAATCTGCATACCAAATACATGATATAAACAAATCtcatttacattaatattatttgtatgCATGTTGAAACAAGATGCATAAAGCTTTTTAGATGTTTCAGGTAAATGCCCAAGGTGGGTTCAACATTTTTTCGAGATGTCCACCaagattttatatattagaaCACAAGgctaatgaaagaaaaatgttttaccCGAGGGAAAGAACTTCCATCTGAGTTCTTGTCCATCTTGAGATCAGTATTGTATTCTTCATCGTGATCAAATTGTTTACGGAGGGAGGTGTTGGTGGGGGGGAAATTTGGGTCAACAACCAGGGATTCTGACAGAGATCTCCTGCCAGAACCATGTTCAATTGCAGAAGCTAGATTTTGTCTAGCAACTGAGTCAACTAAATGCTGGGAGCAATCT contains:
- the LOC108338226 gene encoding monothiol glutaredoxin-S2, with protein sequence MDRVNKMVSERPVVIFSKSSCCMSHTIKTLFCDFGVNPLVHELDEIPRGRDIEQALSRLGCSPSLPAVFIGGELVGGANEVMSLHLDRSLIPMLKKAGALWV